ACAAGCAATACATGCTTGCCTGCCGCGCCAAGACATGCTGCAAGATTAACTGATGTGGTTGTTTTTCCCACACCGCCCTTTTGATTTACAACTGCCAGTATCTGTGTCATTATCCCTGCCTAAGTTTCATTCATCCATGTCTTAACCATTCATATCCCCAACTCCTTCGATAAGTGCAATAAAACCAGAACTGCTTGCGCCAGTTCTGTTTTATGTCTCCAAAACGCCTTTCTCAATAATGCGGGGACTGTCAACCAATTTTTTGCATATAGCAAAACAATATTACACTATCCGGGTGGCCATCCAAGTTTTCTTCCGCCGAGCAGATGAAAATGTATATGCCAGACAGATTGGCCAGCGCCTTCATTGCAATTGGTGACTATCCTGTATCCATCGTCAGAAACGCCGCGCTCAGACGCAATTTTATTTGCGACCACAAGAATGTGCCCCATTAAACACGCGTCCTCGCCCTCGAAAACATCAGAAATACGCGCAATGTGTTTTTTGGGGATAACCAGAACATGGACAGGCGCCTGCGGATTAAGATCGTCAAATGCGACGACACTATCGTCTTCATAGACCAGTTTGCCCATCTCCTTGTTTGCAATTTTGCAGAAAATGCAATCACTCATTCCTCTCACCTCCTTTGAAAATGCAGTGCATTTTTGTCTCCTTCGTGGCGATCACAACAGCACTGCGAAGCAGCCGCGAGACTGTCCATTCCACGCATCCTGAGACACATTTAGCCGAGACTGCCGACCACACATCCATCACTGTCAGTATCAACAATCTTTACTTTCACTATATTACCCTTGAGAAAAATATCACCTGTAAACGTGACACTTATATAGTTGCCAGTAAATCCAACGAGCCTCGCCTGCTCTCCATCATACCTATTATCGTAACTGCTTACAATTGGAGCACCCGTTTCGACCAGCACATCCATGAACTTGCCCACATGAGCAACCGCGAATTTGTGCATCGTGCTCCTGCCGATCTCCGTCAATTTCTCAGCGCGTGCTTTTCTTGTATCACTATCTATCTGGTCGGGCATATTTGCTGCTTTTGTTCCGGGTCTGCGAGAATATCTAAACACATGGAGCCTTGAGAAACCGACTGCATCGATCAAAGAACATGTGTTTGCAAATTCGTCATCACTCTCACCAGGAAACCCTACGATGACATCGGTTGTGATGCCTATATCCTCAATTCGTTCTCGCACACGAGTGATGATTTGTTTATATTCATCCGCATCATATGGACGGTTCATACATGTCAAAACACGGCTGTCGCCGCTCTGCAGCGGAATATGAAGGTGCTTGCAGACCTTGGGATGATTCATAACGTCCAAAAGATGGTCGTTTACCTCCCAGGGCTCTATTGAGCTGAGCCTTATCCTCTCGATCCCGTCTATGTCGGCTGCGCGTATTATAAGCTCAGGGAGGTTCAAACCTTTGTCTTCATATGAGCCTAACCTGATCCCGGCAAGCACGATCTCCTTATATCCGAAATCTGCCAGGGACTTCAACTCATCGATTACATCTCCAACCTGCCTCGACGTCATGCCCACCCTGGCATATGGTATCACGCAGTATGAACAAAAATTATCGCAGCCGTCCTGGACTTTCACCACGGCTCTGGTCCGACTTCGCGGACGTGGATGCAATTCACTTTCAGATGCTGATTTCTCAGAAATTCCGAAATGTGCCGCCAGCCGTTCAGGGATGTCATTTTTGTCCTTGTGCGCGACAATCAGGTCGACACCCTCTATAGAGCTTATCTTTGCGGGTCCGAGTTCAGCATAACACCCCGCGACCACTACAAAAGCTTCGGGATTCGATCTGAGAGCTTTGCGAACAGCAGCACGCGACTTAGCATCCGCAACTGCAGTTACACTGCAAGTGTTAATAATATAAGCATCCGCACGCGCAGAAAACGGGACTGTGGTGAATCCCATGCTTTCCAGCGACTGGCGTATCTTCTCTGTTTCATATTGATTGACCTTGCAGCCAAGTGTATGGTAAGCAATTGTAGGCATATCTGTAGTCATGGTAGCATCAGCATGAAGTGAGGTCAATTATCGCGCATTATTCAAGAGAAACGTGAATAATGCGCGTCCCGGACCCGAATTGTGCTCGACGAGCAAATTCGGGTTATGTGGGAGTACTATCCAGAGCAGTAACTATAAAATTCTCCGGCCGCCATTGGGAGAATTAGCTATCCCTTAACTACGCCCAAAGGTCTCATTTTTGCAACTAATCTTGAAATTCCCGCACCGTCGCATGTGCCGACCACATCCGCCACGTCCTTATACGCATAGGATGCCTCTTCAGAGAGTGTGTCACGTCCTTTGGCCTTCACCAATATTCCTCGTTCGGCAAGCTCATCCTGCACTTGCCTGCCGCGCATCTTCTTAATGGCCTCATGGCGGCTCATTACACGACCTGCGCCATGGCATGTCGAACCCCATGTCTGTTTCATTGCAGTATCGGTCCCAACCAGCAGGAATGAGTATCTGCCCATATCACCCGGCACTATCACAGGTTGACCGACCTTGCGATATTGCTGTGGCACATATGCATTGTCCGGTCCAAATGCCCTTGTCGCTCCCTTGCGGTGAACGCAGAGCTTCTTTATTTTCTTGTCCACAGGGTGCTCTTCGATCTTGGCCATATTGTGAGCCACATCATATACCTGGCTCATTCCCAGTTTATGCGAACCTGCGCCCATAACTTTCTCAAAGCTCTCACGGACCCAATGAGCTATAGCCTGTCGGTTTGCCCAGGCGAAGTTGGCCGCACATGCCATAGACGCCAGATATGCCTGACCCTCCTCAGACTTAATCGGAGCGCAGGCAAGCTGCCTGTCCGGTAATGAAATTCCGTATTTGACCATTGCGCGCTGCATGACATTTAGATTATCTTGGCAAACCTGATGACCGAACCCCCGGCTGCCCGTGTGGATCATAATTGTAATCTGCCCAGGCTCGGTGATCCCAAACATGCCGGCTACATCCTCATCATAGATATACTCGACAGCCTGTATTTCCAGGAAATGATTTCCAGCGCCAAGCGTGCCGAGCTGAGGCCGACCACGTTTGATGGCTTCTTTGCTGATATTAATCGGGTCGGCCATCGATATTGCGCCGCCTTCTTCACTTACCTCCAAATCCTCCGCCCAGCCAAAACCGCGCTCGACCATCCATTTGGCGCCTTTGACCATCACCTGTTTGAGTTCTTGCTCATCGACCCTGATATTGCCCTCACTGCCGACACCTGATGGTATGTTTATATACAGCTGATCGATCAGTTCGCCTATTTTGCCCTTAATATCATTCACAGTGAGGTCTGTGCATAGCAGGCGCACACCGCAGTTGATATCGAAACCGACTCCACCCGGTGAGACCACGCCTGACTCATAATCCATAGCGGCGACCCCGCCTATAGGAAAGCCATAGCCCCAGTGGATATCCGGCATTGCCATAGACGGTCCGACTATACCCGGCAGAAATGCGACATTGGCCACTTGCTCGAGTGACTCATCCAGATTCTCAAGCATTTTCTCGGTGGAGTAGATAATCCCGGCCGTGCGCATCCCGGATTTATATGACTGGGGAATCCTCCATCGGAAATCATCTATCTTTTGGAGTATATGGGACCATTTGTTATCCATCTTTATGTAACCTGCGTTGGTTGTATCGAATTACTATTCTCAATTAGTTTCTTTCTTAACCTTCTCCAACCTTTTGCTCGTCATTACAGCGCTCTGAATCTTTTGTGCAAGCTCGGGCGAAGAAGCAGTGGATGCTATCTTTTCAGCTATTGCAGCTGCGTTTGCATCCAATTCCACCTTTTCAAGACCCATAGACCCGCTGTTGTCATCCTTTCGAGATTCAACTATCTTGCGATATCCTCTGGCAGTAAACCTGATATCCTTTACAATCTGCTTGCCGGCAGCTGAGTTTAGCCTCTTCATAATTCGTTCTTTATGGAATGAAAGCTCGTTTGCCCATGTGCTGCTCTTGCAGCAGACGAATAGGACACCGTCACGTAACTTATCTGCCATACTCGCCGCGGCAATGTTTGGACCAACAACCTCAGCCCATCGCGAGACAGTCTGCTGCTCCATCACCTTCTTGCGGATTCCCAGGTCATTGAGCGAAGCGTTCAACAGCCCGCCGAGTCTACTAATGCCGCCGCCTCTATAC
The DNA window shown above is from bacterium and carries:
- a CDS encoding RtcB family protein, with protein sequence MDNKWSHILQKIDDFRWRIPQSYKSGMRTAGIIYSTEKMLENLDESLEQVANVAFLPGIVGPSMAMPDIHWGYGFPIGGVAAMDYESGVVSPGGVGFDINCGVRLLCTDLTVNDIKGKIGELIDQLYINIPSGVGSEGNIRVDEQELKQVMVKGAKWMVERGFGWAEDLEVSEEGGAISMADPINISKEAIKRGRPQLGTLGAGNHFLEIQAVEYIYDEDVAGMFGITEPGQITIMIHTGSRGFGHQVCQDNLNVMQRAMVKYGISLPDRQLACAPIKSEEGQAYLASMACAANFAWANRQAIAHWVRESFEKVMGAGSHKLGMSQVYDVAHNMAKIEEHPVDKKIKKLCVHRKGATRAFGPDNAYVPQQYRKVGQPVIVPGDMGRYSFLLVGTDTAMKQTWGSTCHGAGRVMSRHEAIKKMRGRQVQDELAERGILVKAKGRDTLSEEASYAYKDVADVVGTCDGAGISRLVAKMRPLGVVKG
- a CDS encoding DUF721 domain-containing protein gives rise to the protein MRRPMYRGGGISRLGGLLNASLNDLGIRKKVMEQQTVSRWAEVVGPNIAAASMADKLRDGVLFVCCKSSTWANELSFHKERIMKRLNSAAGKQIVKDIRFTARGYRKIVESRKDDNSGSMGLEKVELDANAAAIAEKIASTASSPELAQKIQSAVMTSKRLEKVKKETN
- a CDS encoding histidine triad nucleotide-binding protein, giving the protein MSDCIFCKIANKEMGKLVYEDDSVVAFDDLNPQAPVHVLVIPKKHIARISDVFEGEDACLMGHILVVANKIASERGVSDDGYRIVTNCNEGAGQSVWHIHFHLLGGRKLGWPPG
- the mtaB gene encoding tRNA (N(6)-L-threonylcarbamoyladenosine(37)-C(2))-methylthiotransferase MtaB, which gives rise to MTTDMPTIAYHTLGCKVNQYETEKIRQSLESMGFTTVPFSARADAYIINTCSVTAVADAKSRAAVRKALRSNPEAFVVVAGCYAELGPAKISSIEGVDLIVAHKDKNDIPERLAAHFGISEKSASESELHPRPRSRTRAVVKVQDGCDNFCSYCVIPYARVGMTSRQVGDVIDELKSLADFGYKEIVLAGIRLGSYEDKGLNLPELIIRAADIDGIERIRLSSIEPWEVNDHLLDVMNHPKVCKHLHIPLQSGDSRVLTCMNRPYDADEYKQIITRVRERIEDIGITTDVIVGFPGESDDEFANTCSLIDAVGFSRLHVFRYSRRPGTKAANMPDQIDSDTRKARAEKLTEIGRSTMHKFAVAHVGKFMDVLVETGAPIVSSYDNRYDGEQARLVGFTGNYISVTFTGDIFLKGNIVKVKIVDTDSDGCVVGSLG